From a region of the Phycisphaerales bacterium genome:
- a CDS encoding DUF3592 domain-containing protein, with protein sequence MPNTPLNQRLKTLLGALLTATIATGVIGPFDYFFLGSIVGQLRTQSYPTTTGTILHSSVETTADSEGGNSHRPEITFAYEIDGKNFESSAWRHGNLGLSDPSYAEEIVARYSPGSEVIVHYNPNQPDDAVLSTELDSSDAFLMLFMTVPNLLIAGAWGLFCYWLRVFITDPPAGGVKIIERRDEIRARLPRLLPIVAFAGGVIGVPFVSVFIAGFALHMAPSFEFVYGVWIVAPVAGAAAFAWQAFALSRGEADLIINRRHRTLSLPPVGDRSHRLDLPLDHVRAVRVRGELSASGESTQRYFAAHLTVASADGAGSRDELAARFTTRTRADGFSEWLRGQVGLLRAE encoded by the coding sequence ATGCCCAACACTCCGCTGAACCAGCGCCTGAAGACATTGCTTGGCGCACTGCTCACCGCGACCATCGCAACGGGAGTGATCGGCCCGTTCGACTATTTCTTTCTCGGCTCGATCGTCGGGCAGTTGCGAACCCAAAGCTATCCGACCACCACGGGGACGATTCTGCACAGCAGCGTGGAGACAACTGCCGACTCCGAGGGCGGAAACTCGCACCGCCCGGAGATTACGTTCGCCTACGAGATCGACGGCAAGAATTTCGAGAGCAGTGCGTGGCGACACGGCAACCTCGGCCTCTCCGATCCCTCATATGCCGAAGAGATCGTGGCCCGGTATTCGCCCGGAAGCGAAGTGATCGTCCACTACAACCCCAACCAACCCGACGACGCGGTGCTGAGCACGGAACTCGACTCAAGCGACGCCTTCCTGATGCTGTTCATGACCGTTCCGAACCTGCTCATTGCCGGCGCGTGGGGACTTTTCTGTTACTGGCTGCGCGTATTCATCACCGATCCGCCGGCGGGAGGCGTGAAGATCATCGAACGGCGTGACGAGATCCGCGCTCGCCTGCCGCGCCTGCTTCCGATCGTCGCCTTCGCCGGCGGCGTGATTGGTGTTCCCTTTGTCAGCGTCTTCATCGCCGGCTTCGCGCTGCACATGGCTCCGTCATTCGAATTTGTCTACGGCGTGTGGATCGTCGCGCCCGTTGCGGGCGCAGCCGCATTCGCATGGCAGGCATTCGCACTCTCGCGCGGCGAGGCCGATCTCATCATCAATCGACGCCATCGAACGCTTAGCCTGCCGCCAGTTGGCGACCGGTCCCACCGCCTCGACCTGCCGCTGGATCACGTGAGGGCGGTAAGAGTGCGCGGCGAACTCTCAGCCTCGGGTGAGTCGACGCAGCGTTACTTCGCCGCGCACCTGACAGTCGCATCAGCGGATGGCGCCGGCAGTCGGGATGAATTGGCGGCACGATTCACCACCCGGACCCGGGCAGACGGCTTTTCCGAGTGGCTGCGCGGCCAGGTCGGCCTCCTGCGAGCCGAGTGA
- a CDS encoding ABC transporter permease: MIQDKPNTPSAPRFRWSDVFETWGGLMALVIMAAVCSLLPATRDSFLNPENILNIVNQKAFLGIVAIGMTFVIISGGIDLSVGSMIAFVGGLAVVLMKKIIESSGTEWLGVLAACAIAPLAGMVLGWITGLIVSKGRVAPFIATLCGLAAYRSAVLVLMDGGGESVFGVSSFEAISSTNNGIPLLSWTDATGRDIALHLTWPIIVFISIAILGQVLLSHTRFGRYVVAVGSNETAARYSAINVDRVRLITYTIVGLCTGIAAVLLASRLSGIDSSNTGILLELDAIAAVVIGGTRLSGGRGRIWGTVIGVLILGMIDNVLILANVSSHWQGLVTAGVILLAVLLQRSRSEG; this comes from the coding sequence GTGATCCAGGACAAGCCCAACACCCCGAGCGCCCCGCGGTTCCGCTGGTCCGATGTATTCGAGACGTGGGGCGGGCTGATGGCGCTGGTCATCATGGCCGCGGTATGTTCGCTGCTGCCCGCGACGCGCGATTCCTTTCTCAACCCGGAAAACATTCTCAATATCGTCAATCAGAAGGCCTTTCTGGGCATCGTCGCGATCGGCATGACGTTCGTGATCATCTCGGGCGGCATTGACCTTTCAGTGGGTTCCATGATCGCGTTCGTCGGCGGCCTGGCGGTGGTCCTGATGAAGAAGATCATCGAATCGAGCGGGACGGAGTGGCTGGGCGTGCTCGCGGCGTGCGCCATCGCGCCGCTCGCCGGCATGGTGCTCGGCTGGATCACGGGCCTGATCGTGAGCAAGGGGCGCGTGGCGCCGTTCATCGCTACGCTGTGCGGCCTGGCCGCCTATCGCTCCGCCGTGCTCGTTCTCATGGATGGCGGCGGGGAGAGCGTCTTTGGAGTGAGTTCATTCGAGGCCATCAGCAGCACCAACAACGGCATTCCACTGCTCAGCTGGACCGACGCCACTGGCCGCGACATTGCCCTCCATCTCACCTGGCCGATCATCGTGTTCATCTCGATTGCCATTCTCGGCCAGGTGCTACTCAGCCACACGCGGTTTGGAAGATACGTGGTCGCGGTCGGCTCGAACGAGACCGCGGCTCGCTACAGCGCGATCAATGTCGATCGCGTGCGGCTCATCACCTATACGATCGTCGGGCTGTGCACGGGGATTGCGGCGGTGCTGCTGGCTTCGCGCCTCAGCGGCATCGATTCGTCGAACACCGGCATCCTGCTCGAACTCGACGCCATCGCCGCGGTCGTGATCGGCGGCACGCGACTGAGCGGCGGGCGCGGGCGCATCTGGGGCACGGTCATCGGCGTGCTGATCCTGGGCATGATTGACAACGTGCTCATCCTCGCCAACGTGAGCAGCCACTGGCAGGGCCTCGTCACAGCCGGCGTCATCCTCCTCGCGGTGCTGCTGCAGCGCAGCCGGTCGGAGGGGTAG